The Candidatus Deferrimicrobium borealis DNA window GGGATCAGCACGCTTTCGACCGTCTCGCCGTCCTCGAGCCGGAAGAGGTACTTCTCCGTCCCGTCGGAGGAGATCTCGACGCGCTCCGCCGGGAAACCCGAAATACGGCACGACGACGCGAGGATTCCCCGCAGCTCCTTCGACAGGTCCGTCATCGCCGCAAAGTCGCCGGCCTGACTCTGGTAGATCCAGCGGAAGAGCTGCCGGGCGCGATACCGCTCCTTCCCCCACCGGGAGAGAAACTCCTCCAGCTCGGGGAGCGTCATCCCCTTCAGATCCGTCCGCTCGGCGCCGCCGCTCGTCATCGATCCACTGTACCACCGTAACAAACCAGGCGCCCGCAATGGGGCTACTCCGCAGGGGGGCTCCCCGCTCGCATCCGACCGCCCGGCTCCCCGGCTTCAACCAGCGAACGAGTCCTTCGTTCACCTCCCATCCTCCTGCGATGTCATCCGCCGCTTCGTAGGAACACGCTGTGGCGCCCTCCCCCTGCAACAAGAACGACCGGAATTACCGACGCAGGGTGTCCAGCGGAGACGTTAGAGGCCTCGTTATTTTAGGAGGGGAACAACATCGCAGCCAACGGATAGGGCTGACGACAGGGAGGGCAACGCAGGGCACGATCGCTGGACGCAGCCGGGGAGTCGCGCGGTCGGATGCGAGCGGGGAGCCCCCCTGCGGAGAAGCGACGTTATAGCGGGCATAAAAAACCCGGGGTGCGTGACCGCAACCCGGGGTGACTTCGCGACGAGATGGGCGATCCGCTACGCGATGGCGTCCACGATCGCGTTGAAGGTTCCGCTGGGCCGCATCGCTTTCGACGTCTTCACCGGATCCGGATCGTAGTAGCCGCCGATATCCATCGGCTTCGCCTGGGACGCAAGGAGCTCCTGATTGATTTTCGCCTCGTTGTCTCCCAGCTGCTTCGCGACGCCCGCGAAACGCGCCTGCAGCTCCTTGTCCTTGGTCTGTCCGGCCAACGCCTGCGCCCAATACAGCGCGAGGTAGAAATGGCTTCCCCGGTTGTCGATCTGGCCCACCTTGCGGGCGGGCGACTTGTTGTTGTCCAGGAACTTGCCGATCGCCTGGTCCAGCGTCTCCGCCAGGACGAGGGCTTTCTTGTTCTTGAACGAATTCCCCAGGTGCTCCAGGGAGGCCGCGAGCGCCGAAAATTCGCCGAGGGAATCCCACCGCAGGTACCCTTCCTTCACGAACTGCTGGACGTGCTTCGGCGCCGAGCCGCCGGCCCCCGTCTCGAACAGACCGCCGCCCGCCAGAAGGGGTACGATCGAGAGCATTTTCGCGCTGGTGCCCACTTCGATGATCGGAAACAGGTCGGTCAGATAATCCCGCAACGCGTTCCCGGTGACGGAAATCGTATCCTTCCCCGCCCGGAACCGTTCCAGCGTGAATTTCATCGCCTCGATCGGAGCCAGGATATGGAACTCCAGGCCCTTCGTATCGTGGTCTTTCAGATATTTACCGACCTTTTCGATGAGCTGCGCGTCGTGCGCCCTGTTCTTGTCCAGCCAGAAAACGGCGGGAGCGAAGGTCGCCCTCGCCCGATTGACGGCGAGCTTGACCCAGTCCCGGATCGCCGCATCTTTCGTCTGGCACATCCGGAAGATATCCCCTTCTTCCACCTTCTGCTCCAGCAGGGTCGTACCGGAAGCATCCACGGCCCGGATCGTCCCGTTTCCCGGAGCGAGGAACGTCTTGTCGTGGGAACCGTACTCCTCCGCCTTCTGCGCCATGAGGCCGACGTTCGGGACGGACCCGATGGTCGCGGGATCGAACGCTCCGTTTTTCTTGCAATCCTCGATGATCGTCCGGTACGTCGTCGCGTAACACCGGTCGGGGATCATCGCCTTCGTGTCGTGCAGTTTCCCGTCCGGGCCCCACATCTTCCCCGAGTCGCGAACGACGACCGGCATCGATGCGTCGACGATGATGTCGCTCGGCACATGCAGGTTCGTGATCCCCTTGTCCGAGTCGACCATCGCGAGGGCCGGCCGGTTCTTGTACACCGCCTGGATGTCCGCCTCGATCTCGGATCTTTTCGCTTCCGGCAATTTCTTTATTTTCGCGTACAGATCGCCCAGCCCGTTGTTGGCGCTCACGCCCAGCTCTTTCAACACCGCCGCGTGCTTCTCGAAAACGTCCTTGTAGTAGACGGAAACGGCGTGCCCGAACATGACCGGGTCGGAGATCTTCATCATGGTGGCTTTGAGGTGCAGCGACAGCAGCACGCCGCTCTTTTTCGCGTCCTCGATCTGCTCTTCGTAGAATTTCCGCAAGGCGCGGACGTTCATCGCCGTCGCGTCGATCACTTCCCCTTCCAGCAGCTCCAGCTTCTTCTTCAGGACGGTCACCTTCCCGTCGCCGGCGACGAACTCGATCCGTATCTCCGTCGCCTTTTTCACGGTGACGGATTTCTCGCTGCCGTAAAAATCGCCGCCGGTCATATGGGCGACATGGGATTTCGAATCGGCGGTCCATGCGCCCATCTTGTGCGGATGCTTTTTCGAAAAGAGCTTCACCGAGAGCGGCGCCCTGCGATCCGAGTTCCCTTGCCGCAGCACCGGGTTCACGGCGCTTCCGAGAACCTTCGCGTATTTCTCCTGAAGCGCTCTCTCCGCGTCGGTTTTCGGTTCCTCGGGATAGTCGGGGAGGTTGTAGCCGTGCGCCCGCAACTCCTTGATCGCCGCCATCAACTGCGGGATGGAAGCGCTGATGTTGGGCAGCTTGATGATATTGGCTTCCGGCGTCAGCGCGAGCGCGCCCAACTGCGCCATGTAATCCGGAATCTTCTGGCTCTCGGTCAGGTATTCGGGAAAATTCGCGATGATCCTGCCCGCGAGAGAGATGTCCCTCGTTTCGACGGAAACGCCGGTCCCTTTCGTAAACGCCTGGATGATGGGAAGCAGGGAGTAGGTCGCCAGCGCGGGCGCCTCGTCGATTTTCGTCCAAATGATCTTCGTCGTTCCTGTCGTCATGTCCCCTCCGTTCGTCCTGGACGCCGGGTCGGATTTCACTCTTCCGCGACGGTTTAACTTATGATATCCAACTTGCTGAAAAAGTAGTTTATTTCCGTTTCGGCCGTCTCGGGGGCGTCGGAGCCGT harbors:
- a CDS encoding NADP-dependent isocitrate dehydrogenase; amino-acid sequence: MTTGTTKIIWTKIDEAPALATYSLLPIIQAFTKGTGVSVETRDISLAGRIIANFPEYLTESQKIPDYMAQLGALALTPEANIIKLPNISASIPQLMAAIKELRAHGYNLPDYPEEPKTDAERALQEKYAKVLGSAVNPVLRQGNSDRRAPLSVKLFSKKHPHKMGAWTADSKSHVAHMTGGDFYGSEKSVTVKKATEIRIEFVAGDGKVTVLKKKLELLEGEVIDATAMNVRALRKFYEEQIEDAKKSGVLLSLHLKATMMKISDPVMFGHAVSVYYKDVFEKHAAVLKELGVSANNGLGDLYAKIKKLPEAKRSEIEADIQAVYKNRPALAMVDSDKGITNLHVPSDIIVDASMPVVVRDSGKMWGPDGKLHDTKAMIPDRCYATTYRTIIEDCKKNGAFDPATIGSVPNVGLMAQKAEEYGSHDKTFLAPGNGTIRAVDASGTTLLEQKVEEGDIFRMCQTKDAAIRDWVKLAVNRARATFAPAVFWLDKNRAHDAQLIEKVGKYLKDHDTKGLEFHILAPIEAMKFTLERFRAGKDTISVTGNALRDYLTDLFPIIEVGTSAKMLSIVPLLAGGGLFETGAGGSAPKHVQQFVKEGYLRWDSLGEFSALAASLEHLGNSFKNKKALVLAETLDQAIGKFLDNNKSPARKVGQIDNRGSHFYLALYWAQALAGQTKDKELQARFAGVAKQLGDNEAKINQELLASQAKPMDIGGYYDPDPVKTSKAMRPSGTFNAIVDAIA